In Acanthopagrus latus isolate v.2019 chromosome 16, fAcaLat1.1, whole genome shotgun sequence, one DNA window encodes the following:
- the mapkbp1 gene encoding mitogen-activated protein kinase-binding protein 1 isoform X3, with protein MTAEGSGGGTIRSRIKNLLRSPSIKLRRRSGTARHKEDLSDKVTLEKVLGITAPGNRALACDARTGLLVYPAGCVVVLLNPRKNKQHHIFNSSRKAITTLAFSPDGKYIVTGESGHMPAVRVWEVLERQQVAELQEHKYGVACVSFSPNGKYIVSVGYQHDMMVNVWNWKKNIVVAANKVSSKVTAVSFSDDSSYFVTAGNRHVKFWYLDHSKTSKVNATVPLLGRSGLLGELRNNFFSDVACGRGRQASSTFCITSSGLLCEFNDRRLLDKWVELRASQATCLSVTDELIFCGCSDGTVRAFSPVNLHFLCTLPRPHCLGADIASMVNASQLFSCRPEARYPDTVAVTYDPTNRWLSCVYNDHSVYVWDVRDLRDPRRAGKLYSALYHSSCVWSLEVYPEGGGGGGGGGGEVHLPPGSFLSCSSDNTIRLWSIDGLNIINRNILSHDLQKVIYVDENITSLLDTESAGESGSEGQQTDQSKVGIRTLKVSPDGQHLASGDRMGVLRIHDLDSMEEIMNVQAHDSEILCLEFSKPDTGLQLLATASRDRLIHVLDAGRDYSLVQTLDEHSSSITAVRFAANEGKVRMISCGADKSVYFRTAQQLDDGLQFTRTHHVVRKTTLYDMDVEPTRKYAAVGCQDRSIRIFNISNGKQKKLYKGSQGEDGTLIKVQIDPSGLYIATSCSDKNISIFDFYSGECVATMFGHSEIVTGLKFSSDCRHLITVSGDSCIFVWRLSPELTIRMRQRLADLRPPSSTQNSQNAPQQKVSNLSSSREPPAPRVVTMSSDSDKEEEEEEEELCCPYVLTAGGLEEDPETCDEKFSALDGRKQVLGGRPPRRRWSRRVGRSEEGVLMVKSMLDLRLLDSYHPGRQEETQDEEEEVKTRPLDISASSCSQRGRSPGVEVGLHRTNQDLGSTVSLQVTSAWAEDSEMRTNQRPDFIHLSNHSPDREELVLYPDQWEDRVSLAESEFQVKEACPAAAGGRQDKPSPDSGCSLGFSSSLSSPVRPAGDESEPTEPLSVDGNSSELEEDEEEAAGGGAAAAGGGGGGGGVRAAQLVPQTPDQEAFLKEHFVTLADLSGSGSPSRASHSSSESLSISSRFLSQSSAGSRTVLPLPSRTNGAGGGEVKARPLVSEVRPLMEQNHTQERKVSWNQDQDQTQLSAQGPDQLQSQMEEQETSSGQHAQRTSPLKKKVQTTAQESRRNLGPTARAATSHLNSSSGLRKAQSVQNLLTDTGDSAPSSVSRPSREVSPQPLVPPQRPTTLPSSPRRPPSIATPIQKPSPASPRSPQQETAAVTSTPASSAVSTPRKSSSSSAAASTLSARSYMSPTASSMAKMSRSVSMGDGLNTDPGEDPSVTSSSSQVKETPPPLVAVVPSSATLATHPHATIVPVVVASPSLGNHGNQAAAPPRSLQARVPGSSRPLPDKPSIASFTPPSSSSSSSRPPPISVSPLTPPRQEEEPQRDDTGLDPPPPLHPFILSSLRWGSASSSSTLTDQPISVENCRALTNELQSCFKRATHLYRKVSGSSIDDSAPDQRQMAIVLSEAFQAMRAELDCLPLGAPSMLGVEGGLGGVGEAKTAALLEEYSLLLLQAVSRRLDTQH; from the exons GTCACCTTGGAGAAGGTTCTGGGTATCACGGCTCCAGGGAACCGAGCGCTGGCCTGCGATGCCCGAACTGGACTGTTGGTGTATCCTGCTGG GTGTGTCGTCGTCCTGTTGAATCCTCGGAAgaacaaacagcatcacatcTTCAACAGCTCCAG gaaGGCGATCACCACATTAGCATTTTCCCCCGATGGCAAATACATTGTCACAGGAGAG AGCGGTCACATGCCTGCAGTCCGGGTCTGGGAGGTGTTGGAGCGTCAGCAGgttgcagagctgcaggaacaTAAATATGGCGTCGCCTGCGTGTCGTTTTCTCCCAATGGGAAATACATTGTCAGCGTTGGCTACCAACACGACATGATGGTGAACGTGTGGAACTGGAAG AAAAACATCGTGGTTGCAGCCAATAAGGTGTCCAGTAAGGTGACGGCCGTCTCCTTCTCTGACGACAGCTCCTACTTTGTTACCGCCGGCAACCGCCATGTCAAGTTCTGGTACCTGGACCACTCCAAGACCTCTAAG GTGAACGCCACCGTCCCTCTGCTGGGGCGCTCGGGGCTGCTGGGAGAGCTCAGGAACAACTTCTTCAGCGATGTGGCGTGTGGGCGGGGCCGGCAggcctcctccaccttctgcATCACTTCCTCCGGTCTGCTGTGTGAGTTCAACGACCGGCGACTCCTCGACAAGTGGGTGGAGCTGCGG gcGTCTCAGgccacctgcctgtctgtcacagACGAGTTGAtcttctgtggttgttctgACGGGACGGTCAGAGCCTTCAGCCCCGTCAATCTGCACTTCCTGTGCACTCTACCCCGCCCACATTGTCTGGGAGCCGATATCGCCAGTATGGTGAACGCCAG tcaGCTGTTCTCCTGCAGGCCGGAGGCTCGTTACCCAGACACGGTGGCGGTGACCTATGACCCCACAAACCGCTGGCTGTCGTGCGTCTACAATGACCACAGCGTTTACGTGTGGGACGTCCGCGACCTCCGGGACCCTCGGAGGGCGGGAAAACTGTACTCGGCCCTTTATCACTCCTCCTGTGTGTGGAGCCTGGAG GTCTACCCagaggggggtggaggaggaggaggaggaggaggtgaggttCATCTCCCTCCTGGATCCTTCCTGTCCTGCTCCTCAGACAACACCATCCGACTGTGGAGCATCGATGGCCTCAACATCATCAACCGGAACATTCTGAGCCAC GACCTGCAGAAGGTTATCTACGTGGACGAGAACATCACCAGCCTCCTCGACACAGAGAGCGCCGGAGAGTCAGGCTCAGAGGGGCAGCAGACAGACCAGAGCAAGGTGGGCATTAGGACCCTGAAGGTCAGTCCTGATGGGCAGCACCTGGCCTCTGGAGACCGCATGGGAGTCctcag gatcCATGACCTGGACAGCATGGAGGAGATCATGAACGTTCAGGCTCACGACTCAGAGATCCTCTGCCTCGAGTTCTCAAAGCcagacacag gTCTCCAGTTATTAGCCACGGCCAGTCGGGACCGTCTGATCCACGTCCTGGATGCGGGCCGAGACTACAGCCTGGTCCAGACTCTGGATGAACACTCGTCCTCCATCACTGCCGTCCGATTCGCTG CCAATGAGGGCAAAGTAAGGATGATCAGCTGTGGAGCCGATAAGAGCGTTTACTTCCGGACCGCTCAGCAG CTGGACGACGGGCTGCAGTTCACGAGGACTCATCACGTGGTGAGGAAGACGACGCTGTACGACATGGACGTGGAGCCGACCAGGAAGTACGCAGCAGTGGGCTGTCAGGACCGCAGCatcag gatCTTTAACATCAGTAATGGGAAACAGAAGAAGTTGTATAAAGGCTCTCAGGGTGAGGACGGGACGCTCATCAAG GTGCAGATCGACCCGTCGGGTCTCTACATCGCCACCTCCTGTTCAGACAAGAACATCAGTATCTTTGACTTCTACTCTGGAGAGTGCGTGGCGACCATGTTCGGACACTCAG agaTCGTCACAGGTCTGAAGTTCAGCAGTGACTGCAGACACCTGATCACCGTGTCTGGAGACAG CTGTATCTTCGTGTGGCGTCTCAGTCCAGAGCTGACCATCAGGATGAGGCAGCGACTCGCTGACCTCCGACCTCCCAGCAGCACTCAGAACTCCCAGAATGCACCTCAACAGAAAGTGTCAAACCTCAG cagcagcagggagccGCCGGCTCCTCGGGTCGTTACCATGTCGTCAGACAGtgacaaggaggaggaagaggaggaggaggagctctgctGTCCTTATGTGCTCACAGCAGGAGGTCTGGAGGAGGACCCGG AAACGTGCGATGAGAAGTTCAGCGCTCTGGACGGCAGGAAG CAGGTGTTGGGGGGTCGACCTCCTCGTCGGCGCTGGTCCAGGAGGGTGGGCAGGTCTGAGGAGGGGGTCCTGATGGTGAAGTCCATGTTGGACCTGAGACTGCTGGACTCATACCACccaggcagacaggaggagacccaggacgaggaggaggag GTTAAGACACGCCCCCTCGATATAAGTGCCTCTTCCTGCAGCCAGAGGGGGAGGAGCCCAGGTGTGGAGGTGGGGCTACACAGGACCAATCAGGATCTGGGGAGCACCGTCAGTCTGCAGGTCACCTCTGCATGG GCAGAGGACAGTGAGATGaggaccaatcagaggccaGACTTCATCCATCTGTCCAACCACAGCCCAGACAGGGAGGAGCTGGTGCTGTATCCTGACCAATGGGAGGACAGAGTGAGCCTGGCTGAGAG TGAGTTCCAGGTGAAGGAGGcgtgtcctgctgctgcaggtggacgACAGGACAAACCCAGTCCAGACAGCGGCTGCTCGCTGGGCTTCAGCTCCAGTCTGTCCAGTCCAGTCAGACCTGCCGGAGACG AGTCGGAGCCCACAGAGCCTCTGAGTGTGGACGGGAACTCctctgagctggaggaggatgaagaagaggcagcaggtggaggagcagcagcagcaggaggaggaggaggaggaggaggagtcagagCCGCTCAGCTGGTGCCTCAGACTCCAGACCAGGAGGCCTTCCTCAAGGAGCACTTCGTCACTCTGGCCGACCTCTCAGGCTCAG GAAGTCCCAGCAGAGCATCTCACAGCTCCAGTGAGAGTCTCAGCATCTCCTCCAGGTTTTTGTCCCAGAGTTCAGCTGGAAG TCGTACAGTTCTTCCTCTACCATCTCGGACCAAcggggcaggaggaggggaggtgaaggCCCGGCCTCTGGTCTCAGAGGTCCGACCTCTGATGGAGCAGAATCACACCCAGGAGAGGAAGGTCTCCTggaaccaggaccaggaccagacGCAGCTTTCAGCTCAGGGTCCAGATCAGCTCCAGAGCcagatggaggagcaggagacCTCCTCAGGTCAGCATGCCCAACGGACCTCCCCCCTGAAGAAGAAGGTCCAGACCACGGCCCAGGAGTCCAGAAGGAACCTGGGTCCAACGGCACGGGCTGCCACCTCCCATTTGAACTCCTCCTCTGGACTCCGCAAGGCTCAGTCGGTCCAGAACCTGCTGACGGACACAG GTGACTCCGCCCCCTCCTCGGTGTCTCGTCCCTCCAGAGAAGTCTCTCCTCAGCCGCTCGTCCCCCCTCAGCGTCccaccaccctcccctcctcccccagaCGGCCCCCATCTATAGCCACGCCCATCCAGAAACCAAGCCCGGCCTCCCCGAGGTCGCCACAGCAGGAGACAGCCGCCGTCACCTCGACACCAGCCTCGTCTGCTGTCTCCACCCCCAGGaagtcctcctcttcctccgctgCTGCCTCCACGCTGTCAGCTCGCTCCTACATGAGCCCCACCGCTAGCTCCATGGCCAAGATGTCGCGCTCCGTCTCCATGGGTGACGGCCTCAACACTGATCCCGGCGAGGACCCCTCAGTGacatcatcctcctctcaggTCAAGGAGACTCCGCCTCCTCTTGTTGCCGTGGTGCCCTCTAGCGCCACTCTGGCCACACACCCTCACGCCACCATTGTCCCCGTTGTAGTCGCCTCCCCATCTCTgggtaaccatggtaaccaggcGGCGGCTCCACCACGCAGCCTCCAGGCTCGAGTCCCCGGCAGCAGCAGACCGCTCCCCGACAAGCCCTCCATCGCCTCCTTtactccaccctcctcctcgtcttcatcgTCGCGGCCTCCTCCCATCTCCGTCTCCCCCCTGACTCCCCCccggcaggaggaggagcctcAGAGAGACGACACAGGTTtggaccctcctcctcctcttcatcctttcATCCTGTCATCTCTCCGTTGGggctctgcctcctcttcctccactctGACGG ACCAGCCAATCAGTGTGGAGAACTGCAGAGCTCTGACCaatgagctgcagagctgcttcaAGAGAGCGACACACCTGTACAGGAAG GTGAGCGGCTCCTCCATTGATGACTCCGCCCCTGACCAGCGTCAGATGGCTATTGTCCTATCAGAGGCCTTCCAGGCCATGAGGGCAGAGCTTGACTGCCTGCCGCTCGGAGCACCGAGCATGCTGGGAGTGGAGGGGGGGCTGGGAGGAGTGGGGGAGGCAAAGACGGCAGCTCTGCTGGAGGAGTActcactgctcctcctgcaggccgTCAGCAGGAGGCTCGACACACAGCACTaa
- the mapkbp1 gene encoding mitogen-activated protein kinase-binding protein 1 isoform X2, translated as MTAEGSGGGTIRSRIKNLLRSPSIKLRRRSGTARHKEDLSDKVTLEKVLGITAPGNRALACDARTGLLVYPAGCVVVLLNPRKNKQHHIFNSSRKAITTLAFSPDGKYIVTGESGHMPAVRVWEVLERQQVAELQEHKYGVACVSFSPNGKYIVSVGYQHDMMVNVWNWKKNIVVAANKVSSKVTAVSFSDDSSYFVTAGNRHVKFWYLDHSKTSKVNATVPLLGRSGLLGELRNNFFSDVACGRGRQASSTFCITSSGLLCEFNDRRLLDKWVELRRVDSASASQATCLSVTDELIFCGCSDGTVRAFSPVNLHFLCTLPRPHCLGADIASMVNASQLFSCRPEARYPDTVAVTYDPTNRWLSCVYNDHSVYVWDVRDLRDPRRAGKLYSALYHSSCVWSLEVYPEGGGGGGGGGGEVHLPPGSFLSCSSDNTIRLWSIDGLNIINRNILSHDLQKVIYVDENITSLLDTESAGESGSEGQQTDQSKVGIRTLKVSPDGQHLASGDRMGVLRIHDLDSMEEIMNVQAHDSEILCLEFSKPDTGLQLLATASRDRLIHVLDAGRDYSLVQTLDEHSSSITAVRFAANEGKVRMISCGADKSVYFRTAQQLDDGLQFTRTHHVVRKTTLYDMDVEPTRKYAAVGCQDRSIRIFNISNGKQKKLYKGSQGEDGTLIKVQIDPSGLYIATSCSDKNISIFDFYSGECVATMFGHSEIVTGLKFSSDCRHLITVSGDSCIFVWRLSPELTIRMRQRLADLRPPSSTQNSQNAPQQKVSNLSSSREPPAPRVVTMSSDSDKEEEEEEEELCCPYVLTAGGLEEDPETCDEKFSALDGRKVLGGRPPRRRWSRRVGRSEEGVLMVKSMLDLRLLDSYHPGRQEETQDEEEEVKTRPLDISASSCSQRGRSPGVEVGLHRTNQDLGSTVSLQVTSAWAEDSEMRTNQRPDFIHLSNHSPDREELVLYPDQWEDRVSLAESEFQVKEACPAAAGGRQDKPSPDSGCSLGFSSSLSSPVRPAGDESEPTEPLSVDGNSSELEEDEEEAAGGGAAAAGGGGGGGGVRAAQLVPQTPDQEAFLKEHFVTLADLSGSGSPSRASHSSSESLSISSRFLSQSSAGSRTVLPLPSRTNGAGGGEVKARPLVSEVRPLMEQNHTQERKVSWNQDQDQTQLSAQGPDQLQSQMEEQETSSGQHAQRTSPLKKKVQTTAQESRRNLGPTARAATSHLNSSSGLRKAQSVQNLLTDTGDSAPSSVSRPSREVSPQPLVPPQRPTTLPSSPRRPPSIATPIQKPSPASPRSPQQETAAVTSTPASSAVSTPRKSSSSSAAASTLSARSYMSPTASSMAKMSRSVSMGDGLNTDPGEDPSVTSSSSQVKETPPPLVAVVPSSATLATHPHATIVPVVVASPSLGNHGNQAAAPPRSLQARVPGSSRPLPDKPSIASFTPPSSSSSSSRPPPISVSPLTPPRQEEEPQRDDTGLDPPPPLHPFILSSLRWGSASSSSTLTDQPISVENCRALTNELQSCFKRATHLYRKVSGSSIDDSAPDQRQMAIVLSEAFQAMRAELDCLPLGAPSMLGVEGGLGGVGEAKTAALLEEYSLLLLQAVSRRLDTQH; from the exons GTCACCTTGGAGAAGGTTCTGGGTATCACGGCTCCAGGGAACCGAGCGCTGGCCTGCGATGCCCGAACTGGACTGTTGGTGTATCCTGCTGG GTGTGTCGTCGTCCTGTTGAATCCTCGGAAgaacaaacagcatcacatcTTCAACAGCTCCAG gaaGGCGATCACCACATTAGCATTTTCCCCCGATGGCAAATACATTGTCACAGGAGAG AGCGGTCACATGCCTGCAGTCCGGGTCTGGGAGGTGTTGGAGCGTCAGCAGgttgcagagctgcaggaacaTAAATATGGCGTCGCCTGCGTGTCGTTTTCTCCCAATGGGAAATACATTGTCAGCGTTGGCTACCAACACGACATGATGGTGAACGTGTGGAACTGGAAG AAAAACATCGTGGTTGCAGCCAATAAGGTGTCCAGTAAGGTGACGGCCGTCTCCTTCTCTGACGACAGCTCCTACTTTGTTACCGCCGGCAACCGCCATGTCAAGTTCTGGTACCTGGACCACTCCAAGACCTCTAAG GTGAACGCCACCGTCCCTCTGCTGGGGCGCTCGGGGCTGCTGGGAGAGCTCAGGAACAACTTCTTCAGCGATGTGGCGTGTGGGCGGGGCCGGCAggcctcctccaccttctgcATCACTTCCTCCGGTCTGCTGTGTGAGTTCAACGACCGGCGACTCCTCGACAAGTGGGTGGAGCTGCGG AGAGTCGACTCCGCCTCC gcGTCTCAGgccacctgcctgtctgtcacagACGAGTTGAtcttctgtggttgttctgACGGGACGGTCAGAGCCTTCAGCCCCGTCAATCTGCACTTCCTGTGCACTCTACCCCGCCCACATTGTCTGGGAGCCGATATCGCCAGTATGGTGAACGCCAG tcaGCTGTTCTCCTGCAGGCCGGAGGCTCGTTACCCAGACACGGTGGCGGTGACCTATGACCCCACAAACCGCTGGCTGTCGTGCGTCTACAATGACCACAGCGTTTACGTGTGGGACGTCCGCGACCTCCGGGACCCTCGGAGGGCGGGAAAACTGTACTCGGCCCTTTATCACTCCTCCTGTGTGTGGAGCCTGGAG GTCTACCCagaggggggtggaggaggaggaggaggaggaggtgaggttCATCTCCCTCCTGGATCCTTCCTGTCCTGCTCCTCAGACAACACCATCCGACTGTGGAGCATCGATGGCCTCAACATCATCAACCGGAACATTCTGAGCCAC GACCTGCAGAAGGTTATCTACGTGGACGAGAACATCACCAGCCTCCTCGACACAGAGAGCGCCGGAGAGTCAGGCTCAGAGGGGCAGCAGACAGACCAGAGCAAGGTGGGCATTAGGACCCTGAAGGTCAGTCCTGATGGGCAGCACCTGGCCTCTGGAGACCGCATGGGAGTCctcag gatcCATGACCTGGACAGCATGGAGGAGATCATGAACGTTCAGGCTCACGACTCAGAGATCCTCTGCCTCGAGTTCTCAAAGCcagacacag gTCTCCAGTTATTAGCCACGGCCAGTCGGGACCGTCTGATCCACGTCCTGGATGCGGGCCGAGACTACAGCCTGGTCCAGACTCTGGATGAACACTCGTCCTCCATCACTGCCGTCCGATTCGCTG CCAATGAGGGCAAAGTAAGGATGATCAGCTGTGGAGCCGATAAGAGCGTTTACTTCCGGACCGCTCAGCAG CTGGACGACGGGCTGCAGTTCACGAGGACTCATCACGTGGTGAGGAAGACGACGCTGTACGACATGGACGTGGAGCCGACCAGGAAGTACGCAGCAGTGGGCTGTCAGGACCGCAGCatcag gatCTTTAACATCAGTAATGGGAAACAGAAGAAGTTGTATAAAGGCTCTCAGGGTGAGGACGGGACGCTCATCAAG GTGCAGATCGACCCGTCGGGTCTCTACATCGCCACCTCCTGTTCAGACAAGAACATCAGTATCTTTGACTTCTACTCTGGAGAGTGCGTGGCGACCATGTTCGGACACTCAG agaTCGTCACAGGTCTGAAGTTCAGCAGTGACTGCAGACACCTGATCACCGTGTCTGGAGACAG CTGTATCTTCGTGTGGCGTCTCAGTCCAGAGCTGACCATCAGGATGAGGCAGCGACTCGCTGACCTCCGACCTCCCAGCAGCACTCAGAACTCCCAGAATGCACCTCAACAGAAAGTGTCAAACCTCAG cagcagcagggagccGCCGGCTCCTCGGGTCGTTACCATGTCGTCAGACAGtgacaaggaggaggaagaggaggaggaggagctctgctGTCCTTATGTGCTCACAGCAGGAGGTCTGGAGGAGGACCCGG AAACGTGCGATGAGAAGTTCAGCGCTCTGGACGGCAGGAAG GTGTTGGGGGGTCGACCTCCTCGTCGGCGCTGGTCCAGGAGGGTGGGCAGGTCTGAGGAGGGGGTCCTGATGGTGAAGTCCATGTTGGACCTGAGACTGCTGGACTCATACCACccaggcagacaggaggagacccaggacgaggaggaggag GTTAAGACACGCCCCCTCGATATAAGTGCCTCTTCCTGCAGCCAGAGGGGGAGGAGCCCAGGTGTGGAGGTGGGGCTACACAGGACCAATCAGGATCTGGGGAGCACCGTCAGTCTGCAGGTCACCTCTGCATGG GCAGAGGACAGTGAGATGaggaccaatcagaggccaGACTTCATCCATCTGTCCAACCACAGCCCAGACAGGGAGGAGCTGGTGCTGTATCCTGACCAATGGGAGGACAGAGTGAGCCTGGCTGAGAG TGAGTTCCAGGTGAAGGAGGcgtgtcctgctgctgcaggtggacgACAGGACAAACCCAGTCCAGACAGCGGCTGCTCGCTGGGCTTCAGCTCCAGTCTGTCCAGTCCAGTCAGACCTGCCGGAGACG AGTCGGAGCCCACAGAGCCTCTGAGTGTGGACGGGAACTCctctgagctggaggaggatgaagaagaggcagcaggtggaggagcagcagcagcaggaggaggaggaggaggaggaggagtcagagCCGCTCAGCTGGTGCCTCAGACTCCAGACCAGGAGGCCTTCCTCAAGGAGCACTTCGTCACTCTGGCCGACCTCTCAGGCTCAG GAAGTCCCAGCAGAGCATCTCACAGCTCCAGTGAGAGTCTCAGCATCTCCTCCAGGTTTTTGTCCCAGAGTTCAGCTGGAAG TCGTACAGTTCTTCCTCTACCATCTCGGACCAAcggggcaggaggaggggaggtgaaggCCCGGCCTCTGGTCTCAGAGGTCCGACCTCTGATGGAGCAGAATCACACCCAGGAGAGGAAGGTCTCCTggaaccaggaccaggaccagacGCAGCTTTCAGCTCAGGGTCCAGATCAGCTCCAGAGCcagatggaggagcaggagacCTCCTCAGGTCAGCATGCCCAACGGACCTCCCCCCTGAAGAAGAAGGTCCAGACCACGGCCCAGGAGTCCAGAAGGAACCTGGGTCCAACGGCACGGGCTGCCACCTCCCATTTGAACTCCTCCTCTGGACTCCGCAAGGCTCAGTCGGTCCAGAACCTGCTGACGGACACAG GTGACTCCGCCCCCTCCTCGGTGTCTCGTCCCTCCAGAGAAGTCTCTCCTCAGCCGCTCGTCCCCCCTCAGCGTCccaccaccctcccctcctcccccagaCGGCCCCCATCTATAGCCACGCCCATCCAGAAACCAAGCCCGGCCTCCCCGAGGTCGCCACAGCAGGAGACAGCCGCCGTCACCTCGACACCAGCCTCGTCTGCTGTCTCCACCCCCAGGaagtcctcctcttcctccgctgCTGCCTCCACGCTGTCAGCTCGCTCCTACATGAGCCCCACCGCTAGCTCCATGGCCAAGATGTCGCGCTCCGTCTCCATGGGTGACGGCCTCAACACTGATCCCGGCGAGGACCCCTCAGTGacatcatcctcctctcaggTCAAGGAGACTCCGCCTCCTCTTGTTGCCGTGGTGCCCTCTAGCGCCACTCTGGCCACACACCCTCACGCCACCATTGTCCCCGTTGTAGTCGCCTCCCCATCTCTgggtaaccatggtaaccaggcGGCGGCTCCACCACGCAGCCTCCAGGCTCGAGTCCCCGGCAGCAGCAGACCGCTCCCCGACAAGCCCTCCATCGCCTCCTTtactccaccctcctcctcgtcttcatcgTCGCGGCCTCCTCCCATCTCCGTCTCCCCCCTGACTCCCCCccggcaggaggaggagcctcAGAGAGACGACACAGGTTtggaccctcctcctcctcttcatcctttcATCCTGTCATCTCTCCGTTGGggctctgcctcctcttcctccactctGACGG ACCAGCCAATCAGTGTGGAGAACTGCAGAGCTCTGACCaatgagctgcagagctgcttcaAGAGAGCGACACACCTGTACAGGAAG GTGAGCGGCTCCTCCATTGATGACTCCGCCCCTGACCAGCGTCAGATGGCTATTGTCCTATCAGAGGCCTTCCAGGCCATGAGGGCAGAGCTTGACTGCCTGCCGCTCGGAGCACCGAGCATGCTGGGAGTGGAGGGGGGGCTGGGAGGAGTGGGGGAGGCAAAGACGGCAGCTCTGCTGGAGGAGTActcactgctcctcctgcaggccgTCAGCAGGAGGCTCGACACACAGCACTaa